A genomic region of Chrysiogenes arsenatis DSM 11915 contains the following coding sequences:
- a CDS encoding beta strand repeat-containing protein translates to MEKFKWYSIICFMLIVFGSITGCGGGGGHWDGVPRALSSITVTPASSTVIIGLSKDFIATGLYSDGTTDDISDEVVWSSGTPTIATISSTGGATGVATGASVITATLGTLSGNTTLTVISGTLGSIVVTPVNPSVVNGLTRQFVATGTYSNGTSENITSLVTWSSGTPAVATLNPNGSADSGLATGISAGTSLVTATLGSISGTSTLTVTAGTLSSIVVTPVNPSVVNGLTRQFVATGTYSNGTSENITSLVTWSSGTPAVATLNPNFEAASGLATGVSAGQSVITATLGSVSGNTTLTVTAGTLSSIVVTPVNPSVVNGLTRQFVATGTYSNGTSENITSLVTWSSGTIAVATLNPNGSVNSGLATGISAGTSLITATLGSISGTSTLTVTAATLSSIAVTPVNPSVVNGLTRQFVATGTYSNGTSENITSLVSL, encoded by the coding sequence ATGGAAAAGTTCAAGTGGTATAGTATTATTTGTTTCATGTTGATTGTTTTTGGTTCCATCACGGGCTGTGGCGGTGGTGGTGGGCATTGGGATGGTGTTCCGCGAGCTCTGAGCTCGATAACCGTTACGCCAGCAAGTTCTACGGTTATCATCGGCCTCAGTAAAGACTTTATTGCAACAGGATTGTACTCTGATGGCACCACTGATGATATCAGCGATGAGGTGGTATGGTCGTCAGGAACGCCTACTATTGCTACCATTTCATCTACAGGTGGCGCAACTGGGGTTGCGACAGGAGCATCGGTTATTACGGCCACACTCGGCACTTTATCCGGTAATACCACGCTGACGGTAATCTCAGGCACCCTGGGTTCGATCGTCGTGACGCCGGTGAATCCAAGCGTTGTGAACGGTTTGACGCGACAGTTTGTGGCGACTGGTACTTACTCGAATGGTACCTCAGAAAATATCACTTCGTTGGTGACATGGTCGTCTGGCACACCAGCTGTGGCGACGTTGAATCCGAATGGATCGGCTGACAGTGGTTTAGCAACGGGTATTTCGGCTGGCACGTCCCTGGTCACCGCCACCCTTGGCAGTATATCTGGTACTAGCACGCTGACCGTAACCGCAGGCACCTTGAGTTCCATCGTCGTGACGCCAGTGAATCCAAGCGTTGTGAACGGTTTGACGAGACAGTTTGTGGCGACCGGTACCTATTCCAATGGTACTTCAGAGAATATTACTTCGTTGGTGACATGGTCATCTGGCACACCAGCTGTGGCCACGTTGAATCCCAACTTTGAAGCCGCTAGTGGTCTTGCTACCGGAGTATCGGCGGGTCAATCAGTTATCACCGCCACCCTTGGCAGTGTTTCTGGTAACACTACGTTGACCGTAACCGCAGGCACCCTGAGTTCCATCGTCGTGACGCCGGTGAATCCAAGCGTTGTGAACGGTTTGACGCGACAGTTTGTAGCGACTGGTACCTACTCGAATGGTACCTCAGAGAATATTACTTCGTTGGTGACATGGTCGTCTGGCACCATTGCTGTGGCGACGTTGAATCCGAATGGATCGGTAAACAGTGGTTTAGCAACGGGTATTTCGGCTGGTACATCGCTGATCACCGCCACCCTTGGCAGTATATCTGGTACTAGCACGCTGACCGTCACTGCCGCGACCCTGAGTTCGATAGCAGTAACGCCGGTGAATCCAAGCGTTGTGAATGGTTTGACGCGACAGTTTGTAGCGACTGGTACCTATTCCAATGGTACTTCTGAGAATATCACTTCGTTGGTGTCGTTATGA
- a CDS encoding ABC transporter ATP-binding protein, which produces MILSISHVHHAFGPHNVLQDVSFTVAAGEVICLLGPSGCGKTTLLRLIAGLEILQNGEIAIGGNIVASTGKSTPPEQRHTGVVFQDFALFPHLNVRQNVAFGLRSLPKESVRAKTLAALRLVGMEKFIDHFPHQLSGGQQQRVALARALAPEPKILLLDEPFSSLDTRLRSHIRDETLHILKKTGIAAVMVTHDPEEAMFMGDRIALMSQGVIVQIDNPQQLYYHPINAFVASFFSDVNRIEGFVEAGVVATPFGQLDAAHIPDMTPVEIFFRPESLQVSFAEDAPHGVAAEVSATRMLVGSTLIHMRLEFCGPQCPTHIHAKIAGRIPLRDGARVMVTLDPSQVFIFPGQICAGDACLAPQQAETVRR; this is translated from the coding sequence ATGATTCTTTCAATTTCGCACGTACACCACGCGTTTGGCCCACATAACGTTTTGCAAGATGTCAGCTTTACCGTTGCGGCGGGAGAGGTAATCTGCCTGCTTGGCCCTTCGGGTTGTGGCAAAACGACGTTACTGCGCCTGATCGCTGGCCTCGAAATATTGCAAAATGGGGAAATTGCGATTGGTGGAAATATTGTTGCCTCTACTGGCAAGTCGACTCCACCTGAGCAGCGCCATACCGGAGTGGTGTTTCAGGATTTTGCCCTCTTTCCGCATCTCAACGTGCGCCAGAATGTTGCTTTCGGGTTGCGTTCGTTGCCCAAAGAGAGTGTGCGGGCGAAAACTTTGGCCGCGTTACGGTTAGTGGGGATGGAGAAATTCATTGACCATTTTCCGCACCAGCTTTCGGGTGGGCAACAACAACGGGTTGCCTTAGCGCGTGCTCTCGCGCCAGAGCCGAAAATCCTCTTGCTCGATGAGCCGTTTTCGAGCCTTGATACCCGTTTGCGTTCGCACATCCGTGATGAGACGCTGCACATTCTCAAAAAAACCGGCATTGCCGCTGTGATGGTCACGCACGATCCCGAAGAAGCGATGTTTATGGGCGACCGTATTGCGTTGATGTCTCAGGGGGTGATTGTGCAGATCGATAACCCCCAGCAATTGTACTATCATCCGATCAACGCCTTTGTGGCATCGTTCTTTAGTGATGTGAACCGTATTGAGGGGTTTGTCGAAGCGGGTGTCGTCGCTACACCGTTTGGGCAGTTAGACGCGGCGCACATCCCTGATATGACGCCAGTGGAAATCTTTTTCCGCCCCGAATCGCTGCAGGTGAGTTTTGCGGAAGATGCACCTCATGGAGTGGCGGCTGAAGTCAGTGCGACCCGTATGCTGGTCGGCAGTACCTTAATTCACATGCGGCTTGAATTTTGCGGACCACAATGCCCTACCCACATCCACGCGAAAATTGCGGGGAGAATTCCATTGCGTGATGGTGCGCGGGTGATGGTTACCCTTGATCCCTCGCAAGTCTTTATTTTCCCCGGACAGATTTGTGCCGGTGATGCCTGCCTTGCACCGCAGCAGGCGGAAACGGTGAGAAGATAA
- a CDS encoding Fic family protein, whose product MTFNPRRPYNDLPELPPHVELESKAVLKAAIGANRALAELKGVGELVPNQAVLVQSIGLQEAKLSSEIENIVTTNDELYRAFANHGAKAHLHTKEVLRYQEALWHGFSAIRQHNRPLTTNLYEELFQIIKQTTAGVRKTPGTKLTNSQGDIIYTPPEGEAVLRQKLANFEKFIYAEDGVDPLVKLAVIHYQFEAIHPFTDGNGRTGRIINILYLIEHNLLEIPILYLSRYIIENKNDYYAGLRGITERQAWEDWILYLLRGVEITAQQTRAKILSIRDLMFADMETVRTQLPKVYSKELLELLYRQPYCKIRFLEEAGIAHRQTASSYLKSLEHIGILRAIKAGREVYYINQRFLDLLSK is encoded by the coding sequence ATGACCTTCAATCCACGCCGACCTTATAATGACCTGCCAGAATTACCACCGCATGTTGAGCTTGAAAGCAAGGCCGTTCTGAAAGCAGCAATTGGTGCAAACAGAGCGTTGGCGGAACTGAAAGGCGTCGGCGAACTGGTGCCAAATCAAGCCGTTCTGGTTCAATCAATTGGCCTACAAGAAGCAAAACTTTCATCTGAAATCGAAAATATCGTAACAACCAACGACGAACTCTATCGTGCTTTCGCCAACCATGGCGCAAAAGCTCATTTGCACACCAAAGAAGTACTGCGGTACCAAGAAGCACTCTGGCATGGATTCAGTGCCATCCGCCAGCACAACCGTCCATTAACCACCAACTTGTATGAAGAGCTGTTTCAAATCATCAAGCAAACCACCGCTGGTGTGCGCAAAACTCCTGGAACAAAATTGACAAACAGCCAAGGCGACATCATTTACACGCCACCAGAAGGGGAAGCCGTACTGCGTCAGAAACTTGCTAACTTTGAAAAGTTCATCTACGCCGAAGATGGAGTCGACCCGCTGGTCAAACTCGCGGTAATCCACTACCAATTTGAAGCGATTCACCCTTTTACCGATGGCAATGGGCGTACTGGGCGGATCATCAATATCCTTTACCTCATTGAGCACAATCTGCTGGAAATTCCTATTCTCTACCTAAGCCGTTATATTATCGAAAACAAAAACGACTACTACGCCGGACTCCGGGGGATTACTGAGCGCCAAGCGTGGGAAGACTGGATACTCTACCTTCTGCGTGGAGTAGAAATAACCGCTCAACAGACGCGCGCGAAAATCCTGTCAATCCGTGATCTGATGTTCGCAGACATGGAAACCGTGCGCACCCAGCTCCCAAAGGTATACAGCAAAGAACTGCTGGAATTGCTCTATCGGCAACCCTACTGCAAAATCCGCTTTCTAGAAGAAGCAGGTATTGCGCATCGGCAGACTGCTTCAAGCTATCTCAAAAGCCTAGAGCACATCGGCATTTTACGAGCGATCAAAGCGGGTCGCGAAGTGTACTACATCAATCAAAGGTTTCTGGATTTACTGAGCAAGTGA
- a CDS encoding ABC transporter permease, with product MTNLRIFSLWTTLTWGAAILVGIPVFVVLSYIFTPSSELWSHLFATVLPRYVANSLWLMLGVGSGTLLLGVATAWLVTMTRFPGHRFFEWALLIPLAIPAYVIAFTYTGLLEYSGPIQTMLRDWFGWRSASDYWFPQIRSLWGAIIMMTLVFFPYVYMLARASFLEQSATVLEASRTLGCGAWKSFFLVALPLARPGIAGGLALVLMETLNDFGTVDFFAVDTFSTGIYRTWLGMGNVAAAAQLGAVMMLFIFSLILLERWSRGMSKTERSSRADRIASRHTLSGWQGMAASLVCALPVFFGFFLPVAAMGYWTITTWDFVDSRFFAMAYNSFALAGLAAFVAVIVAVILAYGHRLQPSRGKSIALRFASLGYAIPGAIIALGVMIPFTYLDNIAANFFREHWNISTGQLFTGTWLALIFAYLVRFLSVSLNTVEASLAKITPNMDGAARTLGHSASSTLMKVHAPLMRGSLFTALILVFVDVMKELPATFMMRPFGLETLAIRSYEMANDGFLIQSASSSLAIVAVGIIPVILITLAIRGSRAAH from the coding sequence ATGACGAATTTGCGAATATTTTCATTGTGGACAACGTTGACGTGGGGTGCCGCCATTTTGGTGGGCATCCCAGTTTTCGTTGTATTGAGCTATATATTTACCCCTTCGTCGGAACTCTGGAGCCATTTGTTCGCGACGGTGCTCCCGCGCTACGTCGCTAATTCTTTGTGGCTGATGCTTGGAGTCGGAAGCGGGACCTTGCTGCTTGGCGTTGCGACGGCGTGGCTGGTGACGATGACGCGTTTTCCTGGGCACCGTTTTTTTGAATGGGCGCTGCTGATACCGCTAGCGATACCGGCGTATGTTATCGCATTTACGTATACCGGTTTGCTGGAATACTCGGGGCCAATTCAAACAATGCTGCGTGACTGGTTTGGCTGGCGTAGCGCGTCCGACTACTGGTTCCCGCAGATCCGCTCTTTATGGGGAGCGATCATTATGATGACGTTGGTCTTTTTCCCGTATGTCTATATGCTGGCACGTGCTTCTTTTTTGGAACAATCCGCCACGGTACTGGAAGCGAGCCGTACCCTTGGGTGCGGAGCGTGGAAATCATTTTTTCTGGTGGCGCTCCCTTTGGCGCGTCCGGGGATTGCCGGTGGTTTGGCGCTGGTGTTGATGGAAACCCTGAATGATTTTGGAACGGTTGATTTTTTCGCGGTGGATACGTTCAGCACGGGCATTTATCGCACGTGGCTGGGGATGGGGAATGTGGCGGCAGCGGCACAACTTGGTGCGGTGATGATGCTGTTTATCTTTTCCCTGATTCTCTTGGAACGGTGGTCGCGCGGGATGAGCAAAACGGAACGTTCCTCGCGCGCCGATCGGATTGCATCACGGCACACCCTTTCGGGCTGGCAAGGTATGGCGGCTTCGTTGGTTTGCGCTCTTCCCGTTTTCTTTGGTTTTTTTCTTCCCGTCGCGGCGATGGGGTATTGGACTATTACTACGTGGGATTTTGTCGATAGCCGTTTTTTTGCGATGGCCTACAATAGCTTTGCCCTTGCTGGTTTGGCGGCGTTTGTGGCGGTGATTGTGGCGGTGATTCTGGCGTATGGGCATCGGCTGCAACCTTCGCGCGGCAAGAGCATTGCGCTCCGTTTCGCCTCGCTGGGGTATGCGATTCCGGGAGCTATTATTGCTTTGGGTGTGATGATTCCCTTCACGTATCTGGACAATATTGCCGCCAATTTTTTCCGTGAGCATTGGAATATCTCGACGGGGCAACTCTTTACCGGAACGTGGCTGGCGTTGATTTTCGCGTACTTGGTGCGTTTCCTTTCCGTTTCGCTCAACACGGTCGAAGCGAGTCTGGCGAAAATCACGCCGAATATGGATGGCGCGGCGCGCACGTTGGGGCATAGTGCCAGTTCAACGCTGATGAAGGTACACGCTCCACTGATGCGGGGGAGTTTGTTTACGGCGCTTATTCTGGTATTTGTGGATGTGATGAAGGAGCTCCCTGCCACGTTTATGATGCGACCTTTTGGGCTTGAAACTTTGGCGATACGCTCGTACGAAATGGCAAACGACGGGTTTTTAATCCAGTCGGCCAGTTCATCGCTGGCTATTGTCGCCGTTGGTATTATTCCCGTGATACTTATCACGCTCGCCATTCGTGGTTCGCGGGCGGCACACTAA
- a CDS encoding KAP family P-loop NTPase fold protein, with translation MTNHANYSSDAPISSPDKDRFSRWPFSKRISEVIAKKSDPSSIVIGLYGAWGDGKTTVLNFIEEALKTESNVICIRFNPWRYGTEEQLLEGFFHNIADALDTKLITSGEKVKDIIKKVAPAAAGALGQKGIGDGVAQFMAGPSLNELRSRIETTLEEAKKRVVILADDIDRLEKEEIHATFRLVKLTADFKFTSYILAFDEQVVSSALQDRYGAGVENAGKAFLEKIIQVPLNLPSVDRKILRGFCFEGVDSALTLAEIKLTEQQAQEFARNFTAAFDKRLKTPRKARMYGNILLFSLPILKGETNPVDVMLIEGVRVFFPKVYEVIKKNAEMFTGSVRDSYSSNRDKEKSLTIATIEGSIDSSDPEEIDGILSLLKSMFPKLEAVYGNTHHGRDWEQSWSDAQRICSPSYFQRYFAYAVPEDDISDQTIQNLIEVSSKDDLAETAKVFDQLLTTQNADRLIRKLRSKAKSISRESSMTLAEVLLLHSDRFPNPENLFNFNNPFAQAAMLVSGLIQNISDKGERISLSQLCIRTAPDIEFSVEIFRWLRVKDKDRPEIDGFTEDEISAIGKILAERIKSILESDVDITTVYPKICDRLLYQVKKYIGKSEVEEYLASIFKTSEQSVFRFLDTFTPTAWGMESGISRKSDLEREQYNSIVGLIDPESILSAITHEIGQLPSVSIEYPGDDKDRNQLLANQFLWLHDYVLKEQAKTDAENDQQ, from the coding sequence ATGACAAATCATGCAAACTACTCATCAGATGCGCCAATATCGAGCCCGGATAAGGATAGATTCTCCAGATGGCCTTTTTCCAAACGGATCTCCGAGGTCATCGCTAAAAAGAGTGATCCAAGTAGCATCGTGATCGGATTATATGGGGCTTGGGGTGATGGTAAAACTACAGTTCTGAACTTCATAGAAGAAGCATTAAAAACCGAATCAAATGTAATATGCATCAGGTTTAATCCTTGGCGATATGGCACAGAAGAACAATTACTGGAAGGATTTTTTCATAACATTGCCGATGCCCTTGACACAAAACTCATAACTTCAGGTGAGAAAGTAAAGGACATCATCAAAAAAGTTGCACCGGCAGCTGCCGGTGCACTTGGCCAAAAGGGGATAGGCGATGGGGTTGCTCAATTTATGGCTGGTCCATCCTTAAATGAACTCAGGTCTAGAATAGAAACAACATTGGAAGAAGCTAAAAAAAGGGTCGTGATATTAGCCGACGATATCGACCGGTTGGAAAAAGAGGAAATTCACGCAACATTTAGACTGGTAAAGCTGACAGCCGACTTTAAATTTACTTCATATATACTGGCATTTGATGAGCAAGTGGTTTCATCAGCTTTACAAGATAGATATGGTGCCGGGGTTGAGAACGCAGGAAAAGCGTTTCTTGAAAAAATTATTCAGGTGCCACTGAATTTGCCGTCTGTCGATAGGAAGATTTTAAGAGGTTTTTGTTTTGAAGGTGTCGACAGTGCTCTCACTTTAGCTGAAATAAAGTTAACGGAACAGCAAGCTCAAGAATTTGCAAGAAACTTTACGGCTGCTTTTGACAAAAGACTAAAAACACCAAGAAAAGCCCGGATGTATGGCAATATTTTATTGTTCTCGTTGCCTATTCTTAAAGGAGAGACAAATCCAGTAGATGTCATGTTGATAGAAGGTGTGAGAGTATTCTTTCCTAAAGTGTATGAGGTAATCAAAAAAAATGCGGAGATGTTCACCGGTAGCGTAAGAGATTCGTATAGTAGTAACCGCGATAAAGAAAAATCACTTACTATAGCCACCATTGAAGGGTCAATAGATTCGTCAGACCCAGAAGAAATCGATGGGATATTAAGCCTATTAAAATCCATGTTCCCTAAGCTTGAAGCAGTGTACGGAAACACACACCACGGGAGAGATTGGGAACAAAGCTGGTCGGATGCACAGAGGATATGCTCTCCTTCTTATTTTCAAAGATATTTCGCATATGCGGTTCCCGAGGATGATATCTCAGACCAGACCATTCAAAACCTGATCGAAGTTTCATCAAAAGATGATCTCGCTGAGACCGCAAAAGTATTCGATCAATTATTAACGACGCAAAATGCAGATAGGCTCATCCGGAAACTACGCTCAAAAGCAAAATCCATTTCACGAGAATCATCTATGACATTGGCAGAAGTTCTTCTGCTGCATTCAGATCGATTCCCTAATCCAGAAAATTTATTCAACTTCAATAATCCATTTGCTCAAGCCGCAATGCTTGTTAGTGGTCTAATTCAGAATATCTCTGATAAAGGTGAAAGAATATCTTTATCTCAGCTCTGCATCAGAACAGCACCAGACATTGAATTCTCAGTGGAAATTTTTCGATGGTTACGAGTGAAGGATAAAGATCGACCAGAAATAGACGGTTTTACCGAAGATGAAATAAGTGCCATTGGCAAAATTTTAGCCGAGCGAATTAAATCGATTCTGGAGAGTGATGTAGATATCACAACAGTCTATCCTAAAATATGCGACCGCTTATTGTATCAAGTTAAAAAATACATCGGCAAATCAGAAGTCGAAGAATATCTCGCCAGCATCTTCAAAACCAGTGAACAATCTGTTTTCAGGTTCTTAGACACCTTCACTCCAACGGCCTGGGGGATGGAATCCGGGATCTCACGTAAGTCAGACCTCGAAAGAGAGCAGTATAATTCAATAGTTGGCTTAATTGACCCTGAAAGTATTCTCTCAGCAATAACCCATGAAATAGGTCAACTACCCTCTGTTTCAATCGAATATCCAGGAGACGATAAAGATAGAAACCAATTACTTGCAAACCAATTTCTTTGGCTACACGACTATGTCCTTAAAGAGCAGGCGAAAACTGATGCTGAAAATGACCAACAGTAA
- a CDS encoding metallopeptidase family protein has product MTEDEFADLADAAFRALPPTLRERIHNVSIAIQRKPSARLLRELGMEDDETLLGLYEGIPLTERTHDGIGSEPDMITLFLEPIIEASDGTPASIQREIEITLYHEIAHYFGLSDDRLDELGAY; this is encoded by the coding sequence ATGACCGAAGATGAATTCGCCGATTTGGCAGATGCGGCGTTCCGTGCCTTGCCACCCACTTTACGCGAACGGATACATAACGTCTCTATCGCTATCCAACGGAAACCCTCGGCACGGTTATTGCGTGAACTTGGCATGGAGGATGACGAAACCTTACTGGGATTATATGAAGGGATACCGCTTACCGAGCGCACGCATGACGGTATTGGCTCAGAGCCGGATATGATTACCCTTTTTCTGGAACCAATTATTGAGGCCAGTGATGGTACTCCCGCATCAATTCAACGGGAGATCGAAATTACCCTGTACCACGAAATTGCCCACTATTTTGGTCTTAGCGACGACCGACTCGATGAGCTCGGCGCGTATTGA
- a CDS encoding Fe(3+) ABC transporter substrate-binding protein, giving the protein MRLLVILLFLTAFASYSVAQTVNVYSYRQAHLMEPLLQKFKAETGINYLLLTGAAGGLLERLIREGENSPADVLITVDAGNLVAAKVAGVLQPIESEKLKQIIPAHYRDSDNQWFGLSARSRVIFYAPDRIQADAINSYEALANPALGKKICVRSSSNIYNQSLVAAMVAHHGVEATEAWVRGLVANFARQPQDNDTAQIYAVAAGECDVAIANTYYFGRLLSSDKEKDQQTVKAVQMLWPNQDSRGTHMNLSGAGVTKSAKNKDAAIALIEFLASEAAQEVYANENNEFPVNSAVAISGPIKALGTFKADTLPLAELEKHQAEAVKIMDRAGWR; this is encoded by the coding sequence ATGCGTCTCCTAGTTATTTTGCTCTTTCTCACAGCATTTGCCAGCTATTCTGTAGCGCAGACGGTGAATGTGTATTCGTACCGTCAAGCTCATTTGATGGAACCATTGCTTCAGAAATTTAAAGCGGAGACGGGTATCAATTACCTTCTCTTAACTGGTGCCGCTGGCGGTCTCTTGGAGCGTTTGATTCGCGAAGGGGAAAATAGCCCGGCTGATGTGCTGATCACGGTTGATGCGGGGAATCTTGTTGCGGCGAAAGTGGCTGGCGTTTTGCAGCCTATTGAGTCGGAAAAACTCAAGCAAATCATCCCGGCGCACTATCGCGATAGCGATAATCAGTGGTTTGGACTTTCCGCTCGTTCGCGGGTCATTTTTTATGCTCCCGACAGAATACAGGCTGACGCGATAAACAGTTATGAGGCTCTAGCAAACCCAGCGTTGGGTAAAAAAATCTGCGTGCGCAGTTCGTCAAACATCTACAATCAGTCGCTGGTGGCAGCTATGGTCGCGCATCATGGGGTAGAAGCTACTGAAGCGTGGGTGCGCGGTTTAGTGGCAAACTTTGCCCGTCAGCCTCAGGATAATGACACGGCTCAGATTTATGCGGTTGCTGCTGGCGAATGTGATGTTGCAATTGCGAACACCTATTATTTTGGAAGACTATTAAGCTCTGATAAAGAAAAAGATCAACAAACGGTTAAAGCGGTACAAATGCTCTGGCCAAATCAGGATTCACGTGGTACGCATATGAACCTGAGTGGCGCTGGGGTCACAAAAAGTGCGAAGAATAAAGATGCGGCGATTGCGCTGATTGAATTCTTAGCCAGCGAAGCGGCTCAAGAGGTGTATGCCAACGAAAACAACGAGTTTCCTGTCAATAGCGCGGTGGCTATTTCGGGGCCGATAAAAGCGCTGGGAACGTTCAAGGCGGATACTTTACCCTTGGCGGAACTCGAAAAGCATCAAGCAGAAGCGGTAAAAATTATGGATCGTGCTGGCTGGAGATAA
- a CDS encoding virulence RhuM family protein, translating to MSKKKKTGKDVSIVRSSAAEYLTFVAASGSGGVEAVYADESIWLTQKMMGVLYDVETHTINYHLKKVFSDSELQEDSVIRNFRITAADGKNYNTLHYKLPAIIAVGYKVNSERAVQFRKWATTIIDEYTIKAYVMDDERIKSGGSILTEQYFEEQLQRVREIRLSERRFYQKITDIYVTAIDYDVTAQATKRFFATVQNKLHWAIHGQTAAEVIVNRADADKPHMGLTTWKDAPQGKIQKFDVSVAKNYLTEEEMAQLARLVNAYLDVAESMAQRKIPMTMQDWETRLNKFIEATDREILQDAGKVTAEIAKAHAESEFEKYRIVQDQLFESDFDRMLKQIGTLQKPGSGDE from the coding sequence ATGAGTAAGAAGAAAAAAACCGGCAAGGACGTCTCCATTGTCCGTTCTTCGGCAGCGGAATATCTGACCTTCGTTGCCGCCAGCGGCAGCGGTGGTGTCGAAGCGGTGTATGCCGACGAAAGCATCTGGCTGACCCAGAAGATGATGGGCGTGCTTTACGATGTTGAAACCCATACCATCAACTACCACCTGAAAAAGGTTTTTTCAGACAGTGAGTTGCAGGAGGATTCAGTTATTCGAAATTTTCGAATAACTGCCGCAGACGGCAAAAACTACAACACCTTGCACTACAAACTCCCCGCCATTATCGCCGTCGGCTACAAGGTCAACTCAGAGCGGGCCGTGCAGTTCCGCAAGTGGGCCACCACCATCATCGATGAGTACACTATCAAGGCCTATGTGATGGACGATGAGCGCATCAAAAGCGGTGGCTCCATCCTGACCGAACAATACTTTGAAGAGCAACTGCAGCGCGTTCGGGAAATTCGACTCTCGGAACGCAGGTTCTACCAGAAGATCACCGACATCTACGTCACCGCCATCGACTACGACGTCACCGCCCAAGCCACCAAACGCTTTTTCGCTACAGTGCAAAACAAGTTACATTGGGCCATCCACGGCCAGACGGCGGCGGAGGTCATTGTCAACCGCGCCGATGCCGACAAGCCGCACATGGGCCTGACCACCTGGAAAGATGCTCCGCAAGGCAAAATCCAGAAATTCGATGTCAGCGTGGCAAAGAACTATCTGACCGAAGAGGAAATGGCGCAACTAGCCCGGCTGGTCAACGCCTATCTGGATGTGGCCGAAAGCATGGCGCAGCGCAAAATCCCCATGACCATGCAGGACTGGGAAACCCGCCTGAACAAATTCATCGAAGCTACCGACCGCGAGATTCTACAGGACGCCGGTAAGGTTACAGCAGAGATCGCCAAAGCCCACGCCGAAAGCGAGTTCGAGAAGTACCGCATTGTGCAGGATCAGTTGTTTGAAAGCGACTTCGACCGAATGCTGAAGCAGATCGGCACGCTACAGAAACCGGGGAGCGGCGATGAATAA